One window from the genome of Deinococcus reticulitermitis encodes:
- a CDS encoding glutamate synthase-related protein produces the protein MTPQAGPLLASAHEQAEALQQGLYAGREHDACGVGLVAHVEGRKSHSIITQGLKILENLDHRGAVGADALMGDGAGILIQIPDAFYRAEMAEQGVTLPPPGDYGVGMIFLPKETASRRACEQELERAVRAEGQVVLGWRDVPLNRAMPMSPAVKEKEPVIRQIFIGAGPDTLVPDALERKLYVIRRRASNAILSLNFTHGQEYYVPSMSCRTVIYKGLLLATQVGEYFLDLQREEVVSALALVHQRFSTNTFPEWRLAHPYRMVAHNGEINTVKGNFNWMRAREGIMSSPVFGEDLKKLYPISFEGESDTATFDNALELLTLAGYPMAQAAMMMIPEAWEQNTLLDDRRRAFYEYHAAMMEPWDGPAAMVFTDGRQVGATLDRNGLRPARYLLTRDGLVVLASESGVLPIPESRIVKKWRLQPGKMFMIDLEQGRIIEDDELKMQFAQAKPYRQWVENTRLRLDDSAETGTVDQFEESLLRRQQAFGYSQEDLKFLMGPMAKSGEEGIGSMGNDSPLAVLSHRSKPLYNYFKQLFAQVTNPPIDPIRESVVMSLVSFVGPRPNVLDINTVNPPMRLEVEQPILDFDDMARVRNIAAHTRGKFRAFDLDITYPAEWGSRGIEAKLATINAWATDAIESGHNIIILSDKRVNRERAPIPSLLALSSVHHHLVRRGLRMKVGLVVESGDAREVHHFAALAGYGAEAIHPYLALETVTQLHTPIPGLADLAQIAPEKAVQNYVKAIGKGLSKIMSKMGVSTYMSYCGAQLFEAVGLKEDFVQKYFYGTASKVGGIGLFEVAEEALRTHQAAFAGDPLLEGNLDAGGEYAWRVRGEEHMWTPDAVAKLQHSVRSGQFSTYEEYARIVNDQSRRHMTLRGLFEFRAEGVQSVPIEEVESAAEIVKRFATGAMSLGSISTEAHATLAVAMNRIGGKSNTGEGGEDPARYERELRGESLGEGESLASLLGGSRVEVDYPLKAGDSLRSKIKQVASGRFGVTTGYLTSADQIQIKMAQGAKPGEGGQLPGGKVSEYIGFLRHSVPGVGLISPPPHHDIYSIEDLKQLIHDLKNVNPRADISVKLVSEVGVGTVAAGVAKAKADHIVIAGHDGGTGASPWSSIKHAGSPWELGLAETQQTLVLNRLRDRVRLQTDGQLKTGRDVVIAALLGADEFGFATAPLVAEGCIMMRKCHLNTCPVGVATQDPVLRARFSGKPEHVVNYFFFVAEEARRIMAQLGVRTFDELIGRSDLLDMKKGLDHWKAQGLDFSRVFYRPEVGAGVGTRHLAAQDHELGKALDLELIERCRPAIERGERVHFLQDVRNVHRSVGAMLSGEVVRRHPAGLPDNTIHIQMEGTGGQSFGAFLAPGVTLYLIGDANDYTGKGLSGGRVIVRPTIEFRGRAEDNIIVGNTVLYGATSGEAYFRGVAGERFAVRLSGASAVVEGTGDHGCEYMTGGTVVVLGQTGRNFAAGMSGGVAYVYDMDGGFEKRCNLSMVGLERVLREDEQLQHLATRGGNKRELHGGQSDEAQLRALIEAHHRNTGSARAGELLDDWDAALKKFVKVMPFEYARVLRERGQAGEGSGQATETTSMGVADARTPFAGQGTLTK, from the coding sequence ATGACTCCCCAGGCGGGGCCGCTTCTGGCCTCGGCCCATGAGCAGGCGGAAGCGCTTCAACAAGGCCTGTATGCCGGTCGGGAGCACGACGCCTGCGGAGTAGGCCTCGTCGCGCACGTCGAGGGCCGCAAGTCGCACAGCATCATCACCCAGGGCCTCAAAATCCTGGAAAACCTCGACCACCGCGGCGCGGTCGGGGCCGACGCCTTGATGGGCGACGGCGCGGGCATCCTGATTCAGATTCCGGACGCGTTTTACCGGGCCGAGATGGCCGAACAGGGCGTGACGCTGCCGCCCCCCGGCGACTACGGCGTCGGGATGATCTTCCTGCCGAAAGAAACCGCCTCGCGCCGCGCCTGCGAGCAGGAACTTGAGCGGGCGGTGCGGGCCGAGGGTCAGGTCGTGCTCGGCTGGCGCGACGTGCCGCTCAACCGCGCGATGCCGATGAGCCCGGCGGTGAAGGAAAAAGAGCCGGTGATCCGCCAGATCTTCATCGGCGCTGGGCCGGACACCCTCGTCCCCGACGCGCTCGAGCGCAAGCTGTACGTGATCCGCCGCCGGGCGAGCAACGCGATTCTGTCGCTGAATTTCACCCACGGCCAGGAATACTACGTGCCTTCCATGTCGTGCCGCACGGTGATCTACAAGGGATTGCTGCTCGCCACGCAGGTGGGCGAGTACTTCCTCGATCTCCAGCGCGAGGAGGTGGTCTCGGCGCTCGCGCTTGTGCACCAGCGCTTTTCCACCAACACCTTCCCCGAGTGGCGGCTCGCGCACCCCTACCGCATGGTGGCCCACAACGGCGAGATCAACACCGTCAAGGGCAACTTCAACTGGATGCGGGCGCGCGAGGGCATCATGAGTTCGCCGGTCTTCGGTGAAGACCTGAAAAAGCTCTACCCCATCTCCTTCGAGGGCGAGTCCGACACCGCGACCTTCGACAACGCGCTCGAACTGCTCACCCTCGCGGGCTACCCGATGGCGCAGGCCGCGATGATGATGATTCCGGAGGCCTGGGAGCAAAACACCCTGCTCGACGACCGCCGCCGCGCCTTTTACGAGTACCACGCCGCGATGATGGAGCCCTGGGACGGCCCCGCCGCGATGGTGTTCACCGACGGGCGGCAGGTGGGTGCCACGCTCGACCGCAACGGCCTGCGCCCCGCGCGCTACCTGCTCACCCGCGACGGGCTGGTGGTGCTCGCCTCCGAGTCGGGCGTGCTGCCGATTCCGGAATCCAGGATCGTCAAGAAGTGGCGGCTGCAACCCGGCAAGATGTTCATGATCGATCTCGAACAGGGCCGGATCATCGAGGACGACGAGCTCAAGATGCAGTTCGCGCAGGCCAAGCCCTACCGGCAGTGGGTGGAAAATACCCGCCTGCGCCTCGACGACTCGGCAGAGACCGGCACCGTCGATCAGTTTGAGGAGAGTCTGCTCCGGCGCCAGCAGGCGTTCGGGTACTCGCAGGAGGACCTGAAGTTCCTGATGGGACCGATGGCGAAGTCGGGCGAGGAAGGCATCGGCTCGATGGGCAACGATTCGCCGCTCGCCGTGCTCTCGCACCGCTCCAAGCCGCTGTACAACTACTTCAAGCAGCTCTTCGCGCAGGTGACCAACCCGCCCATCGACCCGATCCGCGAGTCGGTGGTGATGAGCCTGGTGTCGTTCGTGGGGCCGCGTCCCAACGTGCTCGACATCAACACCGTCAACCCGCCGATGCGCCTCGAAGTCGAGCAGCCGATCCTCGACTTCGACGACATGGCGCGGGTCCGCAACATCGCGGCGCACACGCGCGGCAAATTCAGGGCGTTCGACCTCGACATCACCTACCCCGCCGAGTGGGGCTCGCGCGGCATCGAGGCGAAGCTGGCGACCATCAACGCCTGGGCCACCGACGCCATCGAGTCGGGGCACAACATCATCATCCTGAGCGACAAGCGCGTGAACCGGGAGCGCGCGCCGATTCCCTCGCTGCTCGCGCTTTCCAGCGTGCACCACCACCTCGTGCGCCGGGGCCTGCGGATGAAAGTCGGGCTCGTCGTGGAGAGCGGCGACGCCCGCGAGGTCCACCACTTCGCCGCGCTCGCCGGCTACGGGGCCGAGGCGATTCACCCCTACCTCGCGCTCGAAACCGTGACCCAGTTGCACACGCCGATTCCAGGCCTGGCGGATCTCGCGCAGATCGCGCCCGAAAAGGCCGTCCAGAACTATGTCAAGGCCATCGGCAAGGGCCTGAGCAAGATCATGTCGAAGATGGGCGTCTCGACCTACATGAGTTACTGCGGCGCCCAGCTTTTTGAAGCTGTGGGGCTGAAAGAAGACTTTGTGCAGAAGTACTTCTACGGCACCGCGAGCAAGGTGGGCGGCATCGGGCTCTTTGAGGTGGCGGAAGAAGCGCTGCGGACCCACCAGGCGGCCTTTGCCGGCGATCCTCTCCTCGAAGGGAACCTCGACGCGGGCGGCGAGTACGCCTGGCGCGTGCGCGGCGAGGAGCACATGTGGACGCCCGACGCGGTGGCCAAGCTCCAGCACTCGGTCCGCAGCGGGCAGTTTTCCACCTACGAGGAGTACGCCCGCATCGTCAACGACCAGTCGCGCCGCCACATGACGCTGCGCGGCCTCTTCGAGTTCAGGGCGGAGGGGGTGCAGTCCGTTCCCATCGAGGAAGTCGAGAGCGCCGCCGAGATCGTGAAGCGCTTCGCCACCGGCGCGATGAGCCTGGGCTCGATCTCCACCGAGGCGCACGCCACGCTCGCCGTCGCCATGAACCGCATCGGCGGCAAGTCGAACACCGGGGAGGGCGGCGAGGACCCCGCCCGCTACGAGCGCGAGCTGCGCGGCGAGTCGCTCGGGGAGGGCGAGTCGCTCGCGTCGCTACTCGGCGGAAGCCGGGTGGAGGTCGATTACCCGCTGAAAGCCGGCGACTCGCTCAGGAGCAAGATCAAGCAGGTGGCCTCGGGCCGCTTCGGCGTGACAACCGGCTACCTCACGAGCGCCGACCAGATTCAGATCAAGATGGCCCAGGGCGCCAAGCCCGGCGAGGGTGGGCAGCTCCCCGGCGGCAAGGTGAGCGAGTACATCGGCTTCCTGCGCCACTCGGTGCCGGGCGTCGGCCTGATCTCGCCGCCGCCGCACCACGACATCTACTCGATCGAGGACCTCAAGCAGCTCATCCACGACCTCAAGAACGTCAACCCGCGCGCCGACATCTCGGTCAAGCTCGTCTCGGAAGTCGGGGTGGGGACGGTGGCGGCGGGCGTCGCCAAGGCGAAGGCCGACCACATCGTGATCGCCGGGCACGACGGCGGCACCGGGGCTTCCCCCTGGAGCTCGATCAAGCACGCCGGCTCGCCCTGGGAACTCGGGCTCGCCGAGACGCAGCAGACGCTGGTGCTCAACCGCCTGCGTGACCGGGTGCGGCTCCAGACCGACGGGCAGCTCAAGACCGGGCGCGACGTGGTGATCGCGGCCCTCCTCGGCGCCGACGAATTCGGCTTCGCGACCGCGCCGCTCGTCGCCGAGGGCTGCATCATGATGCGCAAGTGTCACCTCAACACCTGCCCGGTGGGGGTGGCGACCCAGGACCCGGTGCTGCGCGCGCGCTTTTCCGGCAAGCCCGAACACGTGGTCAACTACTTCTTCTTCGTGGCCGAGGAAGCCCGGCGGATCATGGCGCAGCTCGGCGTCCGCACCTTCGACGAACTGATCGGGCGCTCGGACCTGCTCGACATGAAGAAGGGCCTGGACCACTGGAAGGCGCAGGGCCTCGACTTCTCGCGCGTCTTCTACCGTCCCGAGGTGGGTGCCGGGGTGGGCACGCGCCACCTCGCCGCGCAGGACCACGAACTCGGCAAGGCGCTCGACCTCGAACTGATCGAGCGCTGCCGCCCCGCCATCGAGCGTGGAGAGAGGGTGCACTTCCTGCAAGACGTGCGGAACGTGCACCGCTCGGTGGGGGCGATGCTCTCGGGCGAGGTGGTGCGCCGTCACCCAGCGGGCCTCCCGGATAACACCATCCACATCCAGATGGAAGGCACGGGCGGCCAGAGCTTCGGGGCGTTTCTGGCGCCCGGCGTCACCCTTTACCTGATCGGCGACGCCAACGATTACACCGGTAAGGGCCTAAGCGGGGGGCGGGTGATCGTGCGCCCCACCATCGAGTTCCGGGGCCGCGCCGAGGACAACATCATCGTGGGCAACACCGTGCTCTACGGCGCGACGAGCGGCGAGGCCTACTTCCGGGGCGTGGCGGGCGAGCGCTTCGCAGTGCGGCTCTCGGGCGCCTCGGCGGTGGTGGAAGGCACCGGGGACCACGGCTGCGAGTACATGACCGGCGGCACGGTGGTGGTGCTCGGCCAGACCGGGCGCAACTTCGCGGCGGGCATGTCGGGCGGCGTCGCCTACGTCTACGACATGGACGGAGGCTTCGAGAAGCGCTGCAACCTCAGCATGGTGGGCCTGGAACGCGTCCTGCGCGAAGACGAGCAGCTTCAGCACCTCGCCACACGCGGCGGGAACAAGCGCGAACTCCACGGCGGCCAGTCCGACGAGGCGCAGCTGCGCGCGCTGATCGAAGCGCACCACCGCAACACCGGCTCGGCCCGCGCGGGCGAACTGCTCGACGACTGGGACGCGGCGCTGAAGAAATTCGTCAAGGTGATGCCCTTCGAATACGCCCGCGTGCTGCGCGAGCGCGGCCAGGCCGGAGAGGGCAGCGGGCAGGCCACCGAAACCACGAGCATGGGGGTGGCGGATGCCAGGACGCCGTTCGCGGGTCAGGGCACGCTGACGAAGTAA